Proteins encoded by one window of Ruminococcaceae bacterium R-25:
- a CDS encoding ribosomal protein S18 acetylase RimI-like enzyme, with the protein MELISDYMRDDSSRKLLNELTTKTFGFDFEGWVKDGYFEGDYIPYSLVEGGKMLSNVSANKMHFMQKGIEKNYIQIGTVMTDEEHRKQGLAKKLLDHVIKTYENDCDGIYLFGNLGAVDFYLKCGFKIMNQYRYFVKEEYCSKKISGSGFVPVKDMGEDIKRKYLELVRESSFSSSFEQINKYGLQMFYTAWLDTVFYAEDIDCFIVMDDDDGTVLQSVLCKEKISLADVIGRLELDDNKLRLGFTPLDEDMYLCNSEVYDGADDYRLFYRGEQLESIEKDKLYFPDLSHA; encoded by the coding sequence ATGGAATTAATAAGTGATTACATGCGGGATGACAGTTCCCGCAAACTGCTTAATGAGCTGACGACGAAAACCTTCGGATTTGATTTTGAAGGCTGGGTAAAAGACGGCTATTTCGAAGGCGACTACATACCGTATTCATTGGTGGAAGGTGGGAAGATGCTCTCGAATGTATCAGCGAATAAGATGCATTTTATGCAGAAAGGCATTGAAAAGAATTATATCCAGATAGGCACCGTCATGACCGATGAAGAGCACCGGAAACAGGGCCTTGCGAAAAAGCTCTTAGATCATGTCATTAAGACTTATGAGAATGACTGTGACGGCATATACCTGTTCGGTAATCTTGGTGCTGTTGATTTCTACCTGAAGTGCGGATTCAAGATCATGAACCAGTACAGGTATTTCGTAAAAGAAGAATACTGCAGTAAGAAGATCTCAGGAAGCGGATTCGTGCCGGTTAAAGATATGGGTGAAGATATTAAGAGAAAGTATCTGGAACTGGTGCGCGAAAGTTCTTTCTCCTCATCTTTTGAGCAGATAAATAAGTATGGTCTGCAGATGTTCTACACGGCATGGCTGGATACGGTTTTCTACGCTGAAGATATCGATTGTTTTATCGTAATGGATGATGACGACGGAACTGTGCTCCAGTCAGTTTTATGTAAAGAGAAGATATCATTGGCTGATGTCATCGGACGTCTTGAGCTGGACGATAACAAGCTGAGACTGGGATTTACGCCTCTTGATGAAGACATGTATCTCTGCAATTCTGAAGTTTACGACGGCGCAGATGACTACAGGCTCTTCTACAGAGGAGAACAGCTGGAATCGATAGAAAAAGATAAGCTCTATTTCCCGGATCTTTCGCATGCCTGA
- a CDS encoding tetratricopeptide repeat protein: MELSDELYAEITKHSDIGEHYFEDGKYRKALEEYKKAFELIPEPKTDWEASVWTLAAIGDSHYMLREFVSALKIFEQLMNEYHEESNPFARVRYGECLYETGNTEAAREHLQAAFDMEGEEIFDNDKYLKFISGD; the protein is encoded by the coding sequence ATGGAATTAAGTGACGAATTATATGCTGAGATCACCAAACACAGCGACATCGGAGAGCACTATTTTGAAGACGGCAAGTACAGAAAGGCACTTGAAGAATATAAGAAAGCTTTTGAACTGATACCTGAGCCCAAGACCGACTGGGAGGCTTCCGTTTGGACCCTTGCAGCTATTGGTGATTCGCATTACATGTTAAGGGAGTTTGTATCTGCGCTTAAGATTTTCGAGCAGCTCATGAACGAGTATCACGAAGAGAGCAATCCTTTTGCAAGAGTCAGATACGGCGAATGCCTCTATGAGACCGGAAATACCGAAGCAGCCAGAGAACACCTCCAGGCAGCTTTTGATATGGAAGGCGAAGAGATCTTCGATAACGATAAGTATCTGAAGTTTATTTCCGGAGATTGA